TTGGGGGATTACTTTTTATTACAACAGGAAGCATAATTTCATCAATGATTGTTCATGCTTCTTTTGCCGGTTTTTATACACAATCAAATAATAAAAAAGAAGGTAAGGTGATGATTTGATGATTATCGAAGTAAAAAACCTAACAAAAAGTTATGAAGGAAAAAAAGCTGTTGATGATGTGTCATTTAATATTGAAGAAGGCGAAATTTTTGGCATTATTGGACCGAACGGTGCAGGAAAGACAACCATTTTAGAGTGCATAGAGGGTTTAAGAATCCCCGATTCGGGTTATATAAGGGTTCTTAATTTTAATCCTCTCAAAGATAGAAAAAAAATGTACGAATATATAGGTGTACAATTACAAGAAACAACCTATCCTGACAGATTAAAGGTATGGGAAATATGCAGATTATTCTCTTCATTTTATAATAACCCTGTTCCTTATAATGACTTGCTGCGTCAATTTGATTTGGAAGAAAAGAAAAACAGTTACATTTCAAAGCTATCAGGGGGGCAAAAGCAAAAGCTTTCTATTATCTTGGCTTTAATACCAAATCCAAAGATTGTTTTCCTTGATGAATTAACAACAGGACTTGACCCACAGGCAAGGCGTTCCATGTGGGGCTATATAAAAGAATTAAAAGAAAAGGGACTAACAATATGCTTAACAACCCATTACATGGAAGAAGCCGAATACCTATGTGATAGAGTAGCAATTATCAATGAAGGAAAAATTGCTGCAATTGATACAGTTGATAAACTGATAAATTTAATAGATTCAGGCGTAAAAATAATCTTTACATGTGAAGAAATAGATATAAAAAAACTTGAAAATCTTATCTTCATTAAGAAGGTAGAAAAATACAATAATGAAATCCATGTATATTGTGAAAATAAAGATAATTTGACAGATTTAATAAATTTTCTTCAAAATGAAGGAATTAAATTTTCAAACCTTAAGACAATCAATCCTGGTCTTGAAGATGTTTTTCTGAAAATAACCGGTTATAAAATTGAAAAATAATACAAAAAGAAAGGAGATGAACCCTGATTTCAAATTTGAAATCAGACATATTATGAAAGCAATGTATGAGATAACAAAAATTGAATTTAAATTATTTTTAAGATTGTTTCCTGCCGTATTCTTCTCATTCTTTTTTCCTTCTTTAATGCTTCTGATGTTTGGAGGCATATATGGAAATACTCCTAACAATATGTTTGGGGGGCATGGTGTTGTTGATGTATCATTTCCCGCTTATACCGCAATGATCATTGCCGTAACAGGAATTATGACGCTTCCCCTTTCTGTTTGCGGCTATAGAGAACAAAAGATTTTAAAGCGGTATGAAGCTACACCTATCAGCCCATGGCATGTACTTGCATCACAGATCATAATAAATATTATAATGACAATTTGCGGTATGATTTTATTATTTCTGGTAGGAAAAATCGTTTTTAACCTGCACTTTTTAGGTGCTTTATTCCCTACAATAATCGCACTATTATTATCAATATTCAGTATATTTTCTATTGGTATTTTAATAGCAAGCCTGTCTCCAAATATAAAAACAGCACAAATAATTGCAAATATCGTATATTTTCCTATGATATTTTTAACAGGTGCTACTATACCGCTTGAAATTTTTCCTAAGATTATGATTAAAATATCAAAATTTATACCCCTTACGTATTCAGTAGATTTGCTGAAAGGGGTTTGGCTCGGGGGAAAATTATCAGATTATACAAATGATATATTGATTCTTCTTATAATAATGACAATATCCTTGCTTATATCAATATTTACATTTAGATGGGAATAAGGAGGCAAAGCAATGTGAAAAAAAACATATCCGAAACCGCTTATTGGGTAGCAATTTATCGTGCTATTGAAAACATAAAACCTGACGCAATATTTCATGACCCTTTTGCATCATTATTAGCAGGGAATAGGGGCAAAAAAATGCTTCAAAAAATGCCCCATGCCCTATCTTCAGGATGGTCTATGATTGTAAGAACATATATAATTGATAATATTATCTCTGCTTCTATTAAAGAATATAGTATTGATGTTGTAATAAATATTGGTTCAGGACTTGATACACGTCCTTTTCGCCTTGAAATACCAAAAAATATCTGCTGGATTGAAATAGACCTGCCTGATATTATATCTTACAAAAAAGAAAAATTAAAAAAATATAAACCATCTTGTCACTTAGACTATATAAGTATGGATATATCAGATGGAGCAAAGCTTAAAACCTTCATTGAAAAAATAGGCAATAATTTCGAATGTGCTATTATATTAACAGAAGGTTTACTAGTTTATTTAACAGAAAATGAAGTAATCTCATTAACAAAAATCCTTTATAATTGTCCATCTGTAAAATATTGGGTATTGGATATCTTATCAAAAGATATTCTTAAAAAGCTTCAAAACCTTTGGAATGATAAATTATCCTTAATAGATGCGACAATGAAATTCGCTCCTAAAAATCCAAAGGACTTTTTTAATAGGTATTGCTGGAAAAATATAAAATTCTACTCAATATTAGACGAAGCAAAAAAACTTAACCGTGATATGCCTGGTGCCGCCAAATGGCGTCGATATGAAAAATATATGACAAATGAACAGATCGAATATTTGCGAAATCTGGCATGTGTGCTTCTTCTTGAAAAAATTTGATATTCCAGGTTTTAACGGTTAAAGGCATTTTGAATACCCACAATTTTTGCATACGATACATCCTTCTTCGTGTTGAATTTTACTGCCACATTCAGGACATAAGAATATACCTTCGTCAATTGTTGCTTCTTCATTCTCATTTATATTTAGCTTCATTTTTGACCTGTCTTTAACTGTCAGGGCAGGTTCTGCAATTCTTAACTTTATTACCTTCTCAATGACCTTTGCTATCGCATCAGGACATGATAAGACCTTTATATCTTTATTATTTGCCATTTGCCTTAAGGTGGAATGACACCTTATACCTTTTAATTGTTCAACGATGATTTTTGGGTCCATTCCAGCCCGTAAAGCTATTGATATAAGCCTGCTTGTTGCTTCAGACTGAGATGGGCACCCTCCAGCTCTTCCAAGATTTGTGAATACCTCACATATGCCTTCATCATCATAGTTTACCGTTATATATAAGTTCCCACAGCCAATCTTTACCTTTTCAGTAATACCTTTAGTAACCGAGGGTCGCTGCCTTGGCACTATATTTTTTCTCAATTCTTCACTTTCCTCTTCTTTTTTCTTAATACCTACATTGAGGACTTGAGAATCACGGCTTTTATCCCTGTATATTGTTACACCCTTGCATCCAAGCTTATATGCGAGCTCATAGACTTCTTTTACCTCATCAACCGTTGCATCATGTCTGAAATTAACCGTTTTTGATACAGCATTATCCACATGTTTTTGAAATACTGATTGCATTTTTATATGCCATAAAGGAGCTATATCAAAGGCGGTGACAAAAACCCTCTTTATATCTTCCGGTATCCCATCTATACCTTTTAGCGTCCCTTTCTCAGCTATTTCTTTCATTAAAGCCTCGGAGTAAAAACCTCTTTTTAAAGCAACTTCTTTAAATACCGGATTTATCTCAATAAGCTTAGTATTATCAAGTATATTTCTTGTGATACAAAGAGCAAATAAAGGTTCTATACCGCTTGTAGTACCCGCAATAATAGATATAGTGCCTGTCGGTGCTATCGTAGTTGTTGTGGCATTTCTAAGTTTTAATCCCTTCTCTTTGTAAATACTTTTATCATAATATTTAAATACCCCCCTTTTCTCTGCAATTTCTACTGAAGCCTTCTTTGATGTATTGTCGATAAATTCCATTAGATTGTCCGCAAATTCAACGGCTTCTGCTGAATTATATGGTATACCCATTTTAAAGAGCATATCTGCAAATCCCATTACTCCAAGTCCGATTTTTCTCGTCCCTTTTGTCATTTCTTCTATCTGAGGCAGAGGATATTTATTTGCATCTATGACATTGTCAAGAAAATGTACAGCAAAATTTACTGTTTCACGCAATTTGTCATAATCAACAATATATTCGGCATTTTCTTCTTTAAGCATATTGACAAGATTTATCGAACCGAGATTACAGGATTCATATGGTAAAAGTGGCTGTTCTCCACATTGATGGACAACTATACCATTGCATATCATCGAATGTGTAATAGGCTCAGTTAAATCATATACCGTTTCTTTGCCTATATACTCGACAGAAATTACTTCATCATAATATTTTTCTTTATAAAAAGACTTAAATTTAATGTTCTCAAGCGCCTTTTGTTTCTTTTTAGACATAAAGCCTATCATTTTTGCAAATCTATCACGTGATTCTCCAAATACTCCTAACTCATATAAAATACCATCAGTATTGTAAAACTTCTTTTCCCCATTAACAGTAATGTATCTAAATATTCCTTCTCTCGATTTTCTTGAACGATTCAAGATAACACTTTTTATGCCTAAATTTATTAATAATCTCTGTACACCTTGCAATAATTCTTTACTTTTAGATGTCAGAACTACCCATGAACTATTAGATTTAGAATTATCCCTAACACTTCCATCGGCAGTAAACAATGCCTGCAAAAAGCCTATAACAGCATCAAATGGTGCCTTATATATGCTTTGAGGTACTTCCTTTTTCTCTGCTTTTACAGATTTTATACCTAATTCCTTAAAGAATTCTACAAAATATTTGCTATGATATGAAAGATAATAGACGCCATTTGCTCTCCTAATTTCTTTGATATCTTTGCCATATATTTTATTAATAAACGGCTTTAGATGATTCAAAACTCCTAAATCATCATTTCCAAAAGTAAATCCTACTCTTGAGTTTTTATCACCATCTCTTAGCCAGCCATTGCCAACAAGCCAGCCTAAGGTTTGCCCCAACTCTTTAGACCATTTGTAAGGCAAATTCAATTTATATGTCATTCCATTATTTCCAGTGTAAGTATTATTTGCTTTAAAAGGAAGATCATAAATATTTGAAAAATATCCTCCTCCTGATTGTATTAAAATTTCATCACTAATTTTAATTTTGCTAAGTTCTTTCCATCCTTTTGTTGTCAAAAATCTATGGTCATGTGTAGCTTTTATTTCATAACCAGATTTCGTTGTTAATTTATATACATTCTTTTCGCCATTATTATATACTTTAATTATTCTGTTCAGAAATATACCTTTATAATTCATATCCGGAATAGCTTCAGTAATATACTCTCCATTTACTACTTGGTACTGTGTCATAGGTACTCTATTATCAGTAGTAATATTTAATCCACCATTTTGATATTTGTTATATATCTCATCAATCCTCATCAACCCATACTCTGTTGATACATAGGTATCCCCTGTGACACATGGGTTAGTTGCTTCAATCTCTCCAACACCAGGTGTCGGATTTTTTTCATTTATCCTATTAAGAAAAATAATACCGGGTTCACCGTTTCTCCATGCCATCTCAACAATAAGATCGAAAACTTCTCTTGCATTAAGCTTATTTACAACACTTTTTGTATGTGGATCTACGAGATTGTATTCCTTGTCCTCTCTAACAGCCCTCATAAAATCTTCCGTCAAACCAACACTAATATTAAAATTAGTCAACTCCTGAATATTTTTCTTACATTGTATGAACTCGATTATATCAGGATGGTCAACTCTGAGTATTCCCATATTTGCGCCCCGACGCCTGCCGCCCTGTTTAACTGCTTCAGTCGCAGAATTAAACACCTTCATAAAACTTACGGGACCTGATGCAACCCCTCCCGTTGACCTAACTGTTGCTCCCTTACGTCTTAATCTTGAAAAACTGAAACCTGTTCCGCCTCCTGATTTATGTATAATAGCCGCAAATTTAACTGC
This is a stretch of genomic DNA from Aceticella autotrophica. It encodes these proteins:
- a CDS encoding ABC transporter ATP-binding protein encodes the protein MIIEVKNLTKSYEGKKAVDDVSFNIEEGEIFGIIGPNGAGKTTILECIEGLRIPDSGYIRVLNFNPLKDRKKMYEYIGVQLQETTYPDRLKVWEICRLFSSFYNNPVPYNDLLRQFDLEEKKNSYISKLSGGQKQKLSIILALIPNPKIVFLDELTTGLDPQARRSMWGYIKELKEKGLTICLTTHYMEEAEYLCDRVAIINEGKIAAIDTVDKLINLIDSGVKIIFTCEEIDIKKLENLIFIKKVEKYNNEIHVYCENKDNLTDLINFLQNEGIKFSNLKTINPGLEDVFLKITGYKIEK
- a CDS encoding ABC transporter permease — encoded protein: MKNNTKRKEMNPDFKFEIRHIMKAMYEITKIEFKLFLRLFPAVFFSFFFPSLMLLMFGGIYGNTPNNMFGGHGVVDVSFPAYTAMIIAVTGIMTLPLSVCGYREQKILKRYEATPISPWHVLASQIIINIIMTICGMILLFLVGKIVFNLHFLGALFPTIIALLLSIFSIFSIGILIASLSPNIKTAQIIANIVYFPMIFLTGATIPLEIFPKIMIKISKFIPLTYSVDLLKGVWLGGKLSDYTNDILILLIIMTISLLISIFTFRWE
- a CDS encoding class I SAM-dependent methyltransferase, which translates into the protein MKKNISETAYWVAIYRAIENIKPDAIFHDPFASLLAGNRGKKMLQKMPHALSSGWSMIVRTYIIDNIISASIKEYSIDVVINIGSGLDTRPFRLEIPKNICWIEIDLPDIISYKKEKLKKYKPSCHLDYISMDISDGAKLKTFIEKIGNNFECAIILTEGLLVYLTENEVISLTKILYNCPSVKYWVLDILSKDILKKLQNLWNDKLSLIDATMKFAPKNPKDFFNRYCWKNIKFYSILDEAKKLNRDMPGAAKWRRYEKYMTNEQIEYLRNLACVLLLEKI
- a CDS encoding ribonucleotide reductase N-terminal alpha domain-containing protein — its product is MRITDNAREVLERRYLAKDENGNPVETVEELFERVSKTIAEIDRIYDKDADIDSLKRKFYDMMINLEFLPNSPTLMNAGRPLGQLSACFVLPVGDSMEEIFDAVKFAAIIHKSGGGTGFSFSRLRRKGATVRSTGGVASGPVSFMKVFNSATEAVKQGGRRRGANMGILRVDHPDIIEFIQCKKNIQELTNFNISVGLTEDFMRAVREDKEYNLVDPHTKSVVNKLNAREVFDLIVEMAWRNGEPGIIFLNRINEKNPTPGVGEIEATNPCVTGDTYVSTEYGLMRIDEIYNKYQNGGLNITTDNRVPMTQYQVVNGEYITEAIPDMNYKGIFLNRIIKVYNNGEKNVYKLTTKSGYEIKATHDHRFLTTKGWKELSKIKISDEILIQSGGGYFSNIYDLPFKANNTYTGNNGMTYKLNLPYKWSKELGQTLGWLVGNGWLRDGDKNSRVGFTFGNDDLGVLNHLKPFINKIYGKDIKEIRRANGVYYLSYHSKYFVEFFKELGIKSVKAEKKEVPQSIYKAPFDAVIGFLQALFTADGSVRDNSKSNSSWVVLTSKSKELLQGVQRLLINLGIKSVILNRSRKSREGIFRYITVNGEKKFYNTDGILYELGVFGESRDRFAKMIGFMSKKKQKALENIKFKSFYKEKYYDEVISVEYIGKETVYDLTEPITHSMICNGIVVHQCGEQPLLPYESCNLGSINLVNMLKEENAEYIVDYDKLRETVNFAVHFLDNVIDANKYPLPQIEEMTKGTRKIGLGVMGFADMLFKMGIPYNSAEAVEFADNLMEFIDNTSKKASVEIAEKRGVFKYYDKSIYKEKGLKLRNATTTTIAPTGTISIIAGTTSGIEPLFALCITRNILDNTKLIEINPVFKEVALKRGFYSEALMKEIAEKGTLKGIDGIPEDIKRVFVTAFDIAPLWHIKMQSVFQKHVDNAVSKTVNFRHDATVDEVKEVYELAYKLGCKGVTIYRDKSRDSQVLNVGIKKKEEESEELRKNIVPRQRPSVTKGITEKVKIGCGNLYITVNYDDEGICEVFTNLGRAGGCPSQSEATSRLISIALRAGMDPKIIVEQLKGIRCHSTLRQMANNKDIKVLSCPDAIAKVIEKVIKLRIAEPALTVKDRSKMKLNINENEEATIDEGIFLCPECGSKIQHEEGCIVCKNCGYSKCL